Proteins encoded within one genomic window of Gadus macrocephalus chromosome 16, ASM3116895v1:
- the LOC132474922 gene encoding segment polarity protein dishevelled homolog DVL-3 isoform X1 yields the protein MGDTRVIYHLDGQETPYLVRLSVPADRVTLGDFRSAINKPNYKFFFKSVDVDFGVVKEEITDDNAKLPCYNGRVISWLVAGDGVEPEDLTSEAPPTPPLAPPPLERTGGLGDSRPPSFHASAGNHEAGERGERPSGREDLEREGKRERRLEREKDQQRDGKRERLRPRDGRHLHPQLPEGAEPGDGDSSSSLLSSQLETTSFSGEEDSGDSRLSQSTEQSDSHRVRRHRRRRRMEEKPHMERSESQSSVTGSSLSLNILSVTLNTERYAFLGVSLVGQSSARGDGGVYIGSIMKGGAVAADGRIEPGDMLLQVNDITFENMTNDEAVRVLRDVVHKPGPITLTVVKCWDPQPENCFTLARSEPVRPIDPAAWVSHTAAMTGLLPPHYGQEEDHRLTIHSDMAIVAKAMANPQSGLEVRDRMWLKITIPNAFIGSEVVDWLQRRVEGFSDRREARRYAANLLASGHIRPTVSKISFSEQCYYAFNKTATGDMGLSPDGCAPLHQRGSLPGQYPVPHPYGSPPPPLHSPWGPPRSHKSGGSPSSGSERRQRQELAPSPLLSRQEAGDPPAEDGTPQPPSSPPSSLPGRGHDLSSELPASRQSFRLAIANPSDLLLDVM from the exons ATGGGAGACACCCGTGTCATCTACCACCTGGACGGCCAGGAGACGCCCTACCTGGTCCGGCTCAGCGTACCCGCTGACCGCGTCACCCTCGGGGACTTCCGGAGCGCCATCAACAAGCCGAACTATAAGTTCTTCTTTAAGTCTGTGGACGTGGATTTCGG ggtggtcAAAGAGGAGATTACCGATGACAACGCTAAACTGCCATGTTATAATGGCCGAGTTATATCCTGG CTGGTTGCAGGTGATGGTGTTGAGCCGGAAGATCTGACTTctgaagccccgcccactcccCCTCTGGCCCCGCCTCCCCTGGAGAGAACAGGCGGCCTTGGAGATTCCAGACCCCCCTCTTTCCA TGCTTCTGCCGGGAACCATGAGGCGGGTGAACGGGGCGAGAGACCATCAGGGAGAGAGGATctcgagagagagggaaagagagagaggcggttggagagggagaaggatcagcagagagatgggaagagagagaggctgcgACCGAGAGATG gacgccacctccaccctcagctccccgagggggcggagcctggtGACGGTGACAGCTCTTCAAGCCTGCTCAGCAGCCAATTAGAGACCACCAGCTTCTCTGGGGAAGAGGACTCTGGAGATAG CAGGTTGAGCCAATCGACAGAGCAGAGTGACTCCCACCGCGTCAGGCGCCACCGCCGGCGCCGTCGAATGGAAGAAAAACCCCACATGGAGcgg tcTGAATCGCAAAGCAGTGTGACTGGGTCTTCCCTGTCTCTCAACATCCTGTCTGTCACCCTGAACACCG AGCGCTACGCCTTCCTGGGCGTGAGCCTCGTGGGCCAGAGCAGCGCGCGGGGCGACGGGGGCGTCTACATCGGCTCCATCATGAAGGGCGGGGCGGTGGCCGCCGACGGACGCATCGAGCCCGGAGACATGCTGCTGCAG gtgAATGACATCACCTTTGAGAACATGACTAACGACGAGGCCGTCAGGGTGCTGAGAGACGTCGTCCACAAACCGGG gcccATCACACTGACGGTTGTGAAGTGCTGGGATCCACAGCCGGAGAACTGCTTCACACTCGCCAGGa gtgaacCAGTGAGACCCATCGACCCGGCAGCCTGGGTGTCACACACGGCCGCCATGACCGGACTCCTACCCCCCCACTACG GTCAGGAGGAGGACCATCGTCTGACCATCCACAGTGACATGGCGATTGTTGCCAAGGCGATGGCCAATCCCCAGTCAGGGCTCGAAGTACGGGACAGGATGTGGCTGAAGATCACTATACCAAACGCCTtcatag GCTCTGAGGTGGTGGACTGGCTCCAGCGGAGGGTGGAGGGCTTCTCCGACCGCAGGGAGGCACGGCGCTACGCCGCTAACCTGCTAGCCTCGGGACACATCAGACCCACCGTCAGCAAGATCAGCTTCTCAGAGCAGTGTTACTACGCCTTCAACAAGACCGCCACAGGAG ACATGGGGCTGTCTCCAGATGGCTGTGCTCCTCTCCATCAGCGGGGGTCCCTCCCTGGCCAGTACCCCGTTCCTCACCCCTAcggttccccccctccccccctgcactCCCCCTGGGGACCCCCACGGAGCCACAAgagtggag GAAGTCCTAGCAGTGGCTCTGAGCGCAGGCAGAGACAGGAACtcgccccttcccccctccttaGCAGACAGGAAGCGGGGGACCCCCCCGCTGAGGACGGCAccccccagcctccctccagccccccctcctcccttcctggcCGGGGTCACGACCTCTCGTCCGAGCTGCCCGCCTCGCGCCAGTCCTTCCGCCTCGCCATCGCTAACCCCAGCGACCTCCTGCTGGACGTCATGTGA
- the LOC132474922 gene encoding segment polarity protein dishevelled homolog DVL-3 isoform X2, protein MGDTRVIYHLDGQETPYLVRLSVPADRVTLGDFRSAINKPNYKFFFKSVDVDFGVVKEEITDDNAKLPCYNGRVISWLVAGDGVEPEDLTSEAPPTPPLAPPPLERTGGLGDSRPPSFHASAGNHEAGERGERPSGREDLEREGKRERRLEREKDQQRDGKRERLRPRDGRHLHPQLPEGAEPGDGDSSSSLLSSQLETTSFSGEEDSGDSRLSQSTEQSDSHRVRRHRRRRRMEEKPHMERSESQSSVTGSSLSLNILSVTLNTERYAFLGVSLVGQSSARGDGGVYIGSIMKGGAVAADGRIEPGDMLLQVNDITFENMTNDEAVRVLRDVVHKPGPITLTVVKCWDPQPENCFTLARSEPVRPIDPAAWVSHTAAMTGLLPPHYGQEEDHRLTIHSDMAIVAKAMANPQSGLEVRDRMWLKITIPNAFIGSEVVDWLQRRVEGFSDRREARRYAANLLASGHIRPTVSKISFSEQCYYAFNKTATGGSPSSGSERRQRQELAPSPLLSRQEAGDPPAEDGTPQPPSSPPSSLPGRGHDLSSELPASRQSFRLAIANPSDLLLDVM, encoded by the exons ATGGGAGACACCCGTGTCATCTACCACCTGGACGGCCAGGAGACGCCCTACCTGGTCCGGCTCAGCGTACCCGCTGACCGCGTCACCCTCGGGGACTTCCGGAGCGCCATCAACAAGCCGAACTATAAGTTCTTCTTTAAGTCTGTGGACGTGGATTTCGG ggtggtcAAAGAGGAGATTACCGATGACAACGCTAAACTGCCATGTTATAATGGCCGAGTTATATCCTGG CTGGTTGCAGGTGATGGTGTTGAGCCGGAAGATCTGACTTctgaagccccgcccactcccCCTCTGGCCCCGCCTCCCCTGGAGAGAACAGGCGGCCTTGGAGATTCCAGACCCCCCTCTTTCCA TGCTTCTGCCGGGAACCATGAGGCGGGTGAACGGGGCGAGAGACCATCAGGGAGAGAGGATctcgagagagagggaaagagagagaggcggttggagagggagaaggatcagcagagagatgggaagagagagaggctgcgACCGAGAGATG gacgccacctccaccctcagctccccgagggggcggagcctggtGACGGTGACAGCTCTTCAAGCCTGCTCAGCAGCCAATTAGAGACCACCAGCTTCTCTGGGGAAGAGGACTCTGGAGATAG CAGGTTGAGCCAATCGACAGAGCAGAGTGACTCCCACCGCGTCAGGCGCCACCGCCGGCGCCGTCGAATGGAAGAAAAACCCCACATGGAGcgg tcTGAATCGCAAAGCAGTGTGACTGGGTCTTCCCTGTCTCTCAACATCCTGTCTGTCACCCTGAACACCG AGCGCTACGCCTTCCTGGGCGTGAGCCTCGTGGGCCAGAGCAGCGCGCGGGGCGACGGGGGCGTCTACATCGGCTCCATCATGAAGGGCGGGGCGGTGGCCGCCGACGGACGCATCGAGCCCGGAGACATGCTGCTGCAG gtgAATGACATCACCTTTGAGAACATGACTAACGACGAGGCCGTCAGGGTGCTGAGAGACGTCGTCCACAAACCGGG gcccATCACACTGACGGTTGTGAAGTGCTGGGATCCACAGCCGGAGAACTGCTTCACACTCGCCAGGa gtgaacCAGTGAGACCCATCGACCCGGCAGCCTGGGTGTCACACACGGCCGCCATGACCGGACTCCTACCCCCCCACTACG GTCAGGAGGAGGACCATCGTCTGACCATCCACAGTGACATGGCGATTGTTGCCAAGGCGATGGCCAATCCCCAGTCAGGGCTCGAAGTACGGGACAGGATGTGGCTGAAGATCACTATACCAAACGCCTtcatag GCTCTGAGGTGGTGGACTGGCTCCAGCGGAGGGTGGAGGGCTTCTCCGACCGCAGGGAGGCACGGCGCTACGCCGCTAACCTGCTAGCCTCGGGACACATCAGACCCACCGTCAGCAAGATCAGCTTCTCAGAGCAGTGTTACTACGCCTTCAACAAGACCGCCACAGGAG GAAGTCCTAGCAGTGGCTCTGAGCGCAGGCAGAGACAGGAACtcgccccttcccccctccttaGCAGACAGGAAGCGGGGGACCCCCCCGCTGAGGACGGCAccccccagcctccctccagccccccctcctcccttcctggcCGGGGTCACGACCTCTCGTCCGAGCTGCCCGCCTCGCGCCAGTCCTTCCGCCTCGCCATCGCTAACCCCAGCGACCTCCTGCTGGACGTCATGTGA